CGCTGCTGGGGCTGGTCGCCTACGGCCTCGTGCCCGTCGTCGGCAACGCCGTCGCGGGCCTCCTCGCCGTGGACGCGGGCGTGCTGGACGCGGCGCGCGGCATGGGGATGACGGGGCGGCAGAGGCTGTGGCACGTCGAACTCCCGCTCGCCTGGCCCGTCCTCCTCGCGGGCGTCCGCACGGCGACGGTCTACAACGTTGGCACGGCGACGGTCGGCGCGGCGCTCGGGGCGGGGGGGCTGGGCCAGCCCATCATCGACGGTCTGTCGCAGCAGAACACGGGCCTCGTCCTTGCGGGAGCACTGCTTGCCGCCCTCCTGGCCCTGAGCCTGGACGCCCTACTGGACCTTGTGGTCCCACGTGGGGGCACTTGACCGTCTCCCCATTGTGATCTATCTCTCACGAAGGGCTGATAAGGTGAGAATCATGCGGCCCCAGGCGTCCTTCCTCTGCTTGCGGACCGCGCAACTCTCGCAGCCGATCCCTGCACAGTCCTGAATCCGAGTCCGGCCCAGCCCTCCCGCTGGGCCGCCGACGTTCCGGTGCCGGGTGACGGGCGGGGAAGGCTCGGCCCCACGCCGTCCCGAGGGTGACGACCGACTCAGGACGACCGTTCCGCTCCCCAGAGTTCACAGTGAACAGCGAAAGAGGTGCCCCGGTGAAAAGCCCTGCGTTTCGGATCGGTGATCGTGTCGTCCTTCCGCCCTACGGCATCGGCGTCGTCAGCGGAACATGTCAGCGTCCGGTGACCGGAGAGACGCACGCCTACTATCAGGTGGAGTTCCCGAACACGTCTAGCCGCGCCTATGTGCCCGTGAACGCGCCCCTGGGCACCGGCCTGCGCGCCGCCCTCACCCTTCAGGACATGCCGACCCTGCTGCGCCGCCTCCGGACGAGCACCGAACTCAACCTCCCCCGCCAGTGGGCCGCCCGCCACCGCCGCGTCACCGAGATTCTGGTGAGCGGCGACCCGTACGAGCTGGCGACCCTGACCTGCGAACTGCGCCGCTGGAACAACGAACGCGGCCTGCCCGACCTCGACCGTCAGGCGTTCCGCCGTGCCATCCGCCTGCTGGAACAGGAGGTGCGCGGCCTGGAGGAGGACCCCTGCACGCTGGACGTGCGGCAATTTCTCGATCATGCCTGGAACGAGACGCCGAACTGAAAAGGAGGCGGGCCGAACACCCACGTTCGAGTATTCGGCCCGCCTCCCAAAACGCACACCCCCCGCTTTCGCAGGGGGTATCAGGAACAGCAGTGACTGTTGGTGGCGAAGAGAGATGCGGAGCGATGTAGAAAGGAGGTGATCCAACCGCACCTTCCGGTACAGTTACCTTGTTACGACTTCACCCCAGTCATGCGCCACAGCCTAGACACCTGCCTTGCGGCTCCCGATGGTTTTAGCTGCGACGTACTCC
Above is a genomic segment from Deinococcus sp. YIM 134068 containing:
- a CDS encoding ABC transporter permease; this translates as MVVWPTLLALCLLPGVLPRLLASLSPGGPLTFEPPLWRLTLTHLALVGLATGAVLGLGLPLAVAVTRPGREALRHLAEALVGLGQTVPTLAILALAVPTLGFGWPPTLLGLVAYGLVPVVGNAVAGLLAVDAGVLDAARGMGMTGRQRLWHVELPLAWPVLLAGVRTATVYNVGTATVGAALGAGGLGQPIIDGLSQQNTGLVLAGALLAALLALSLDALLDLVVPRGGT
- a CDS encoding CarD family transcriptional regulator, whose protein sequence is MKSPAFRIGDRVVLPPYGIGVVSGTCQRPVTGETHAYYQVEFPNTSSRAYVPVNAPLGTGLRAALTLQDMPTLLRRLRTSTELNLPRQWAARHRRVTEILVSGDPYELATLTCELRRWNNERGLPDLDRQAFRRAIRLLEQEVRGLEEDPCTLDVRQFLDHAWNETPN